A genome region from Tursiops truncatus isolate mTurTru1 chromosome 15, mTurTru1.mat.Y, whole genome shotgun sequence includes the following:
- the ARL6IP1 gene encoding ADP-ribosylation factor-like protein 6-interacting protein 1 isoform X1 — translation MAEGDNRSTNLLAAETANLEEQLQGWGEVMLMADKVLRWERAWFPPAIMGVVSLVFLTIYYLDPSVLSGVSCFVMFLCLADYLVPILAPRIFGSNKWTTEQQQRFHEICSNLVKTRRRAVGWWKRLFTLKEEKPKMYFMTMIISLAAVAWVGQQVHNLLLTYLIVTFLLLLPGLNQHGIISKYIGMAKREINKLLKQKEKKNE, via the exons ATGGCGGAAGGAGATAATCGCAGCACCAACCTGCTG GCTGCAGAGACTGCAAATCTGGAAGAGCAGCTGCAAGGATGGGGAGAAGTGATGCTGATGGCAGATAAAGTCCTCCGATGGGAAAGAGCCTGGTTTCCACCTGCCATCATGGGTGTGGTTTCTTTGGTGTTTCT gactATCTACTATCTAGATCCATCCGTTCTGTCGGGTGTttcctgttttgttatgtttttgtgCTTGGCAGACTACCTTGTTCCCATTCTAGCGCCTAGAATTTTTGGCTCCAATAAATG GACCACTGAGCAACAGCAGAGATTCCATGAAATTTGCAGCAATCTCGTAAAAACTCGACGCAGAGCTGTGGGCTGGTGGAAACGCCTCTTTACGCTAAAGGAAGAAAAGCCTAAAATG taCTTCATGACGATGATCATTTCTCTTGCTGCGGTTGCTTGGGTGGGACAGCAAGTCCACAACCTCCTTCTTACCTACCTGATAG tgacTTTCTTACTCTTGCTTCCTGGACTAAACCAACATGGAATCATTTCGAAGTACATTGGAATGGCCAAAAGAGAGATAAACAAGCTtctcaaacaaaaagaaaagaaaaatgaataa
- the ARL6IP1 gene encoding ADP-ribosylation factor-like protein 6-interacting protein 1 isoform X2, giving the protein MAEGDNRSTNLLAAETANLEEQLQGWGEVMLMADKVLRWERAWFPPAIMGVVSLVFLTTEQQQRFHEICSNLVKTRRRAVGWWKRLFTLKEEKPKMYFMTMIISLAAVAWVGQQVHNLLLTYLIVTFLLLLPGLNQHGIISKYIGMAKREINKLLKQKEKKNE; this is encoded by the exons ATGGCGGAAGGAGATAATCGCAGCACCAACCTGCTG GCTGCAGAGACTGCAAATCTGGAAGAGCAGCTGCAAGGATGGGGAGAAGTGATGCTGATGGCAGATAAAGTCCTCCGATGGGAAAGAGCCTGGTTTCCACCTGCCATCATGGGTGTGGTTTCTTTGGTGTTTCT GACCACTGAGCAACAGCAGAGATTCCATGAAATTTGCAGCAATCTCGTAAAAACTCGACGCAGAGCTGTGGGCTGGTGGAAACGCCTCTTTACGCTAAAGGAAGAAAAGCCTAAAATG taCTTCATGACGATGATCATTTCTCTTGCTGCGGTTGCTTGGGTGGGACAGCAAGTCCACAACCTCCTTCTTACCTACCTGATAG tgacTTTCTTACTCTTGCTTCCTGGACTAAACCAACATGGAATCATTTCGAAGTACATTGGAATGGCCAAAAGAGAGATAAACAAGCTtctcaaacaaaaagaaaagaaaaatgaataa